In the Topomyia yanbarensis strain Yona2022 chromosome 3, ASM3024719v1, whole genome shotgun sequence genome, one interval contains:
- the LOC131690837 gene encoding uncharacterized protein LOC131690837 translates to MTSACDHCAKTVKSDDDFIECMGFCKNVVHMQCGKQLNKPFLKKLAENPNLFWMCNECVKLMKFARFRDTVSSLGCVIAAIAGKTDDVCAELKAELSKNNQQISHLARKVSTATPVRPNSGTSRPPQKRRREDGPDPSSILVGGRKLVDNSNILTVPPPTPLLWMYLSRFHPSVSKETVEKMSKEGLNCNEEIKVIPLVKKGIDVSTLNFISFKVGVHPKYREAALNPDTWPQGILFREFEDSRTQNIWCPPTDFPTPSEVACIPLSQPGPSTLQRTPQRLAMPLYQATPPL, encoded by the coding sequence ATGacaagtgcatgcgatcactgcgcgaaaaccgtcaaatcggacgaTGACTTTATCGAGTGCATgggattttgcaaaaatgtggtgcatatgcagtgcggtaaacaactcaacaagccgttcttgaaaaaacttgccgaaaatccaaatttattttggatgtgcaatgaatgtgtcaagttgatgaagtttgctcgctttcgcgacaccgtttcctcgcttggatgtgttatcgctgctatcgctgggaaaacggatgacgtctgtgctgaactaaaggcagagttatcaaaaaataaccagcaaatttcgcacctcgccagaaaggtttcaacagccactccagtccggccaaattccggtacatctcgaccacctcagaaacgtcgtcgcgaggatggtcctgatccgagcagtattcttgtcggcggtcgaaagctagtcgataatagcaacattctcacggtTCCTCCTCCCActccgttgctctggatgtatctttcccgctttcatcccagcgttagcaaggagacagtcgaaaaaatgtccaaagaagggctaaactgcaacgaggaaataaaggtcattccgcttgttaaaaaaggcatagacgtcagtactctgaacttcatatctttcaaagttggagttcacccaaagtaccgtgaagcagctcttaaccctgacacatggccgcaaggcatattgttcagggaatttgaggatagccgtacccagaacatttggtgcccaccgactgattttcctacgCCTTCGGAAGTCGCATGTATTCCGCTAAgtcaacccggcccatcaaccctacagaggactccgcaacgattggcaatgccactataccaagctacaccgccattgtga